The Maylandia zebra isolate NMK-2024a linkage group LG7, Mzebra_GT3a, whole genome shotgun sequence genome contains a region encoding:
- the LOC143419336 gene encoding NAD-dependent protein deacetylase sirtuin-3-like isoform X2, producing the protein MNRSRSSWDKKTSQASVTRITRSSQARHTNHIEPPDSGPSLYGKQRRKQTDSALAQNLSQMSVSGQDALFTGKGKVPKASSDSVPAPQPSAPRSDQTAPSSPAVKSSSQGGLASVARLVKLGRCKNVVVVAGAGISTASGIPDFRTPGTGLYANLEKYNIPYPEAIFNIDYFSNDPQPFFSLAKALYPGSHRPNYIHYFIRMLHHKGLLLRLYTQNIDGLEKLCGIPDEKLVEAHGSFATASCHLCYTPYPAEEAKRAIMNDNVPICTFCAATVKPDVVFFGEDLPQKYFLHTKDFPKADLLIIMGTSLQIEPFASLVNTVRSTVPRLLLNRHAVGPFEKVPLRRGDHMELGNLEDTVRKFAEMLGWNNEIEELMRNQETLTIPALVSSPPSQTCPIRATAEPQGRTETSRSIPGAQRAAGSGGEETDSETDSKSSASSTLSN; encoded by the exons ATGAACAGGTCCAGGTCCAGCTGGGATAAAAAGACCTCCCAAGCTTCAGTCACCAGGATAACCCGCAGCTCTCAGGCCAGGCACACCAACCACATAGAGCCCCCGGACTCCGGGCCGAGCCTGTATGGAAAACAAAGGAGGAAGCAAACTGATTCGGCATTGGCTCAGAACCTCAGTCAGATGAGTGTGAGTGGACAGGATGCTTTGTTTACAGG TAAAGGAAAGGTTCCCAAAGCCAGCAGTGATTCTGTGCCGGCACCTCAGCCCTCTGCACCAAGATCTGATCAGACTGCTCCATCTTCGCCCGCTGTTAAGTCATCATCCCAGGGAGGCCTGGCATCTGTGGCTCGGCTGGTGAAGCTCGGCCGCTGTAAGAACGTAGTGGTGGTGGCTGGAGCAGGAATCAGCACAGCAAGTGGGATCCCAGACTTTAG GACTCCAGGAACAGGTCTTTACGCAAACTTGGAAAAGTATAACATCCCATACCCAGAAGCCATTTTCAACATCGACTACTTCTCCAATGACCCGCAGCCGTTCTTCTCCTTGGCTAAGGCTCTGTATCCTGGCAGCCATCGTCCAAACTACATACACTACTTCATCCGCATGCTTCATCACAAAGGCCTCCTGCTCCGATTGTACACCCAGAACATCGACGGACTGGAGAAAT TGTGTGGCATCCCTGATGAAAAACTCGTAGAAGCTCATGGAAGTTTTGCCACTGCTTCGTGTCACCTGTGCTACACTCCTTACCCCGCTGAGGAGGCCAAG CGGGCGATAATGAATGACAACGTCCCCATATGCACATTTTGTGCCGCAACAGTCAAACCGGATGTTGTGTTTTTCGGAGAGGACCTTCCTCAGAAGTATTTCCTGCACACTAAAGATTTCCCAAAAGCTGACCTGCTCATCATTATGGGCACGTCTTTGCAG aTTGAGCCATTTGCCAGCTTGGTGAACACGGTGCGCTCCACTGTGCCACGTCTCCTCCTGAACCGACATGCTGTGGGTCCCTTTGAGAAGGTCCCGCTCCGGCGAGGGGACCACATGGAGCTAGGAAACCTGGAGGATACTGTGCGGAAGTTTGCCGAAATGCTCGGCTGGAACAACGAGATCGAAGAGCTGATGAGGAACCAGGAAACACTG ACCATCCCAGCGTTGGTAAGCAGTCCGCCATCACAGACATGTCCGATCAGAGCAACAGCAGAGCCTCAAGGCAGGACGGAGACATCCAGGTCCATACCAGGagctcagagagcagcaggcaGCGGTGGCGAGGAGACAGATTCTGAGACAGACAGCAAGAGCTCTGCATCGTCCACCCTAAGCAACTAA
- the LOC143419336 gene encoding NAD-dependent protein deacetylase sirtuin-3-like isoform X1 produces the protein MNRSRSSWDKKTSQASVTRITRSSQARHTNHIEPPDSGPSLYGKQRRKQTDSALAQNLSQMSVSGQDALFTGKGKVPKASSDSVPAPQPSAPRSDQTAPSSPAVKSSSQGGLASVARLVKLGRCKNVVVVAGAGISTASGIPDFRMYQFFRTPGTGLYANLEKYNIPYPEAIFNIDYFSNDPQPFFSLAKALYPGSHRPNYIHYFIRMLHHKGLLLRLYTQNIDGLEKLCGIPDEKLVEAHGSFATASCHLCYTPYPAEEAKRAIMNDNVPICTFCAATVKPDVVFFGEDLPQKYFLHTKDFPKADLLIIMGTSLQIEPFASLVNTVRSTVPRLLLNRHAVGPFEKVPLRRGDHMELGNLEDTVRKFAEMLGWNNEIEELMRNQETLTIPALVSSPPSQTCPIRATAEPQGRTETSRSIPGAQRAAGSGGEETDSETDSKSSASSTLSN, from the exons ATGAACAGGTCCAGGTCCAGCTGGGATAAAAAGACCTCCCAAGCTTCAGTCACCAGGATAACCCGCAGCTCTCAGGCCAGGCACACCAACCACATAGAGCCCCCGGACTCCGGGCCGAGCCTGTATGGAAAACAAAGGAGGAAGCAAACTGATTCGGCATTGGCTCAGAACCTCAGTCAGATGAGTGTGAGTGGACAGGATGCTTTGTTTACAGG TAAAGGAAAGGTTCCCAAAGCCAGCAGTGATTCTGTGCCGGCACCTCAGCCCTCTGCACCAAGATCTGATCAGACTGCTCCATCTTCGCCCGCTGTTAAGTCATCATCCCAGGGAGGCCTGGCATCTGTGGCTCGGCTGGTGAAGCTCGGCCGCTGTAAGAACGTAGTGGTGGTGGCTGGAGCAGGAATCAGCACAGCAAGTGGGATCCCAGACTTTAG AATGTACCAATTTTTCAGGACTCCAGGAACAGGTCTTTACGCAAACTTGGAAAAGTATAACATCCCATACCCAGAAGCCATTTTCAACATCGACTACTTCTCCAATGACCCGCAGCCGTTCTTCTCCTTGGCTAAGGCTCTGTATCCTGGCAGCCATCGTCCAAACTACATACACTACTTCATCCGCATGCTTCATCACAAAGGCCTCCTGCTCCGATTGTACACCCAGAACATCGACGGACTGGAGAAAT TGTGTGGCATCCCTGATGAAAAACTCGTAGAAGCTCATGGAAGTTTTGCCACTGCTTCGTGTCACCTGTGCTACACTCCTTACCCCGCTGAGGAGGCCAAG CGGGCGATAATGAATGACAACGTCCCCATATGCACATTTTGTGCCGCAACAGTCAAACCGGATGTTGTGTTTTTCGGAGAGGACCTTCCTCAGAAGTATTTCCTGCACACTAAAGATTTCCCAAAAGCTGACCTGCTCATCATTATGGGCACGTCTTTGCAG aTTGAGCCATTTGCCAGCTTGGTGAACACGGTGCGCTCCACTGTGCCACGTCTCCTCCTGAACCGACATGCTGTGGGTCCCTTTGAGAAGGTCCCGCTCCGGCGAGGGGACCACATGGAGCTAGGAAACCTGGAGGATACTGTGCGGAAGTTTGCCGAAATGCTCGGCTGGAACAACGAGATCGAAGAGCTGATGAGGAACCAGGAAACACTG ACCATCCCAGCGTTGGTAAGCAGTCCGCCATCACAGACATGTCCGATCAGAGCAACAGCAGAGCCTCAAGGCAGGACGGAGACATCCAGGTCCATACCAGGagctcagagagcagcaggcaGCGGTGGCGAGGAGACAGATTCTGAGACAGACAGCAAGAGCTCTGCATCGTCCACCCTAAGCAACTAA
- the LOC101464228 gene encoding transmembrane protein 60, producing MKMSLAQRVLLSWIFALIFLILLVLKLDSRIHWNWFLIFLPVWTFDSILILMLIVKMAGRCKPDFDPREGEQSLKSRLWYLTALLLKLAFCLTLCSRMEGHTKVWISVVCIPLWVLLGGALIELGYSVFHYRRD from the coding sequence ATGAAGATGTCCCTGGCCCAGCGAGTGCTCCTCTCATGGATATTTGCTCTGATCTTCTTGATTCTGCTGGTCCTCAAGCtggactccagaatccactggAATTGGTTTCTAATCTTCCTCCCTGTTTGGACCTTTGACAGTATCCTCATCCTCATGCTGATAGTGAAGATGGCAGGCCGCTGCAAGCCAGACTTTGACCCCAGGGAGGGTGAGCAGAGCTTGAAGAGCAGGCTGTGGTACCTAACAGCCCTGCTGCTAAAGCTGGCCTTCTGTCTGACTCTGTGCTCCCGCATGGAGGGGCACACAAAAGTGTGGATCAGTGTGGTCTGCATCCCTCTGTGGGTGCTGCTGGGTGGAGCACTGATAGAGCTGGGCTACAGCGTCTTCCACTATAGGAGAGACTGA